The following proteins are encoded in a genomic region of Ornithodoros turicata isolate Travis chromosome 6, ASM3712646v1, whole genome shotgun sequence:
- the LOC135397121 gene encoding uncharacterized protein LOC135397121 yields the protein MQSAKLITRVLTSGVRSAATTAATKGSKGPTRRLTYPYTYAQKIANFPYRFHYENMWLVRYLIPALALTYLFYIIPVNRAVNSPANYAAYEEAMRKQAEEDAAHHHH from the exons ATGCAGTCTGCTAAGCTAATAACGCGCGTTTTGACTTCTGGTGTGAG GTCGGCTGCTACTACGGCTGCAACTAAAGGATCTAAAGGACCTACCCGACGTCTGACGTACCCGTACACCTATGCACAGAAGATCGCAAACTTCCCGTATAGATTTCACTATGAGAACATGTGGCTCGTGAGGTACTTAATCCCAGCATTAGCGCTGACGTACCTCTTCTACATCATACCAGTGAACAGGGCAG TCAACTCCCCGGCAAACTATGCTGCTTATGAAGAAGCCATGCGCAAGCAGGCTGAAG AGGATGCAGCTCATCACCACCACTAA
- the LOC135397119 gene encoding uncharacterized protein LOC135397119, with protein MTAVFHCYEFLLLKRLQEDENLWTEVTRKLSNEKSPTFEIQAELWYLYITLEGTGGRFSEFVRYISSTPRVRLATADSLLKTYLNRYNFVELNLDHIFKYGEDNALPRELFHCPSVRVLSLRSNFLDRLPADVGCLQHLESLALTHNRLHNGSIPFTLSFCRNLRVLLLDNNLLDALPGFLLDMHSLHTVHRHGNHNYFKATFMWYHTDINSRILAVTPSKAESHNGFRNSRVPLTLLEQSARAVVASKTDFFAPGKLPPRLRDYVCDRYFEFSICGNCPTAKYMGEPGYKVFTFKNPYLGNTCVPFQHWACSLECALAIEVPARREQLLSSREQDRQYAQYIQQAQGWSPPPSPPLCLLS; from the exons ATGACTGCTGTCTTTCACTGCTACGAGTTCCTATTGCTAAAACGACTTCAAGAAGATGAGAACCTCTGGACTGAGGTAACCCGAAAATTGTCAAACGAGAAAAGTCCCACTTTCGAGATCCAG GCGGAGCTTTGGTACCTGTACATCACTCTTGAAGGCACCGGAGGGCGGTTTTCAGAATTCGTACGCTACATTTCAAGCACTCCGCGCGTGCGTCTGGCTACAGCAG ATTCCCTGCTGAAGACATATTTGAACCGGTACAACTTTGTTGAACTCAATTTGGATCACATCTTCAAATATGGTGAAGATAATGCCCTGCCTCGTGAG CTGTTCCACTGCCCGAGCGTCCGCGTCCTGTCCCTTCGGTCAAACTTCTTGGACCGGCTTCCAGCCGACGTGGGATGCTTACAGCATCTGGAGAGCTTGGCCTTGACCCACAACCGGCTCCACAACGGCAGCATCCCGTTCACGCTCAGTTTCTGCCGAAACTTGCGCGTCCTCCTCCTCGACAACAACCTTCTTGATGCCCTGCCGGGATTCCTGCTCGACATGCATTCCCTGCACACGGTGCATCGTCATGGCAACCATAACTATTTCAAG GCAACGTTCATGTGGTATCACACGGACATCAACAGTCGAATCTTGGCTGTGACCCCGTCCAAGGCCGAATCTCACAACGGCTTCAGGAACTCTCGCGTGCCGCTCACCCTCCTGGAGCAGTCGGCACGAGCTGTGGTGGCATCCAAGACCGATTTCTTTGCACCCGGGAAGCTCCCACCGCGGTTACGAGACTACGTCTGCGACCGCTACTTCGAATTCAGCATCTGTGGAAACTGCCCCACAGCCAAGTACATGGGAGAGCCAG GTTACAAAGTGTTCACGTTCAAGAACCCCTACTTGGGAAACACGTGTGTGCCTTTCCAACACTGGGCCTGCTCTCTCGAATGTGCTCTGGCGATCGAAGTACCAGCGAGACGCGAACAGCTGTTGTCGTCACGCGAGCAGGACCGTCAGTATGCCCAGTACATCCAGCAGGCACAGGGGTGGAGTCCACCCCCATCACCCCCACTTTGTCTTCTTTCCTGA